Proteins co-encoded in one Treponema sp. Marseille-Q3903 genomic window:
- a CDS encoding glycoside hydrolase family 64 protein: MKKFLSIAFAIFGLLLVSVIIPSCYMDWEQFVPDDHNPSEKTKEPQTKEPQTNESPDSNDISENPGSKKPETVPPGTAVPVPLKNGFEMTFQFENNTKGKYSDDRIYICVIGLNSSNQFCYLNPSGELVRIEANQQSDAWSFKLNKLGAGFQIPKTMASGRLYISMDNPVVMRGVVDAGGRIGVVQPDLNNPSDANANLIFDWIEFTVQWGGFWGNTTQVDQFCFPITMAMYNDDGYYRTVGITKTRDQIFAAFKKEMPQKFGTLVHEPYRIVAPCKGDFRNGKKYSSYMKSYVDQVWDYYKSHTEVVKHPLGVFNLHADGERLVFTCTEGYGTATVGQQYYIQAKPTSDELFEGSGVLATGNLVELALQAQVCAALNRHVAETPSNWAKPETYYKAEPCNMYAKFWHEHSIEGFAYGYCYDDVADQSTLIETHSPRALVIGIGY; the protein is encoded by the coding sequence ATGAAAAAGTTTTTGTCGATTGCGTTTGCGATTTTTGGACTGCTTTTAGTATCAGTTATTATTCCAAGTTGTTACATGGATTGGGAGCAATTTGTTCCAGATGATCATAATCCATCTGAAAAAACAAAAGAGCCTCAAACAAAAGAGCCTCAAACAAATGAAAGTCCAGACTCGAACGACATTTCAGAAAACCCCGGTTCTAAAAAACCAGAAACAGTCCCTCCTGGAACTGCAGTGCCTGTCCCTCTTAAAAATGGATTTGAAATGACTTTTCAGTTTGAAAACAATACAAAAGGAAAATATTCAGATGACAGAATTTATATTTGTGTAATAGGACTTAATTCAAGCAATCAGTTTTGCTATCTAAATCCATCAGGCGAACTTGTAAGAATAGAAGCTAATCAACAAAGCGATGCGTGGTCTTTTAAGTTGAACAAACTTGGGGCGGGTTTTCAAATTCCTAAAACTATGGCATCAGGGCGCCTTTATATATCTATGGATAATCCTGTTGTAATGCGTGGGGTGGTAGATGCAGGTGGAAGAATCGGAGTTGTGCAACCGGATTTGAATAATCCGAGCGATGCTAATGCAAACTTAATCTTTGACTGGATTGAATTTACTGTTCAGTGGGGTGGATTTTGGGGAAATACAACGCAGGTAGATCAGTTTTGTTTTCCAATCACAATGGCAATGTATAACGATGATGGGTACTACAGAACGGTTGGAATTACCAAGACCAGAGATCAAATTTTTGCAGCATTCAAAAAAGAAATGCCACAGAAATTTGGAACGCTTGTGCATGAGCCATACAGAATTGTTGCACCTTGTAAGGGAGACTTCCGAAACGGGAAAAAATATTCTTCATATATGAAAAGCTATGTCGATCAGGTTTGGGATTATTACAAGAGTCACACAGAAGTTGTAAAACATCCTCTTGGAGTCTTTAATCTTCATGCGGATGGGGAAAGACTTGTATTTACATGTACAGAAGGATATGGAACGGCAACAGTGGGGCAGCAATATTACATTCAAGCTAAACCTACCAGCGACGAATTGTTTGAAGGTTCCGGCGTTCTTGCAACAGGAAATCTTGTTGAACTCGCTCTCCAGGCTCAGGTCTGTGCTGCATTAAACCGGCATGTTGCCGAAACTCCTTCAAATTGGGCAAAACCGGAAACTTATTATAAGGCTGAGCCGTGTAACATGTATGCTAAGTTTTGGCATGAACACAGCATTGAAGGCTTTGCTTATGGGTACTGTTACGATGATGTTGCGGATCAGAGTACTTTGATAGAAACACATTCGCCGCGTGCTCTTGTAATTGGAATTGGATATTAA
- a CDS encoding family 16 glycosylhydrolase, which produces MKLKKIVKSSIGIFVLFTSVFSFSCKMNGSDDKTKNGYGLFSDSENTFGTSKSTEEYKFLIRGMNNIRLKIESSQVTASLKEDGEGSFSLADIPLWVKSGSFDFRKVAKIKFQIKSDSVKSGDIKMLVYSGSDVVKESNLKANIKISDWVSFSISVGSSAQINNITRAFTLKICSDSAKKDSSIQVREIAFLDKDGKDVDITNLLSKKTGGSEDSGGNDNNGSQNGGNTGGNTIDTVVKGATDGKSVGTSKKNLTGSGEGDYKTLVWSDEFEGDSVKSENWTFETGAWGWGNQELQNYTNGANATVHGGVLDIIVKPDLTSTRMKTDGKKIIKYGRIEARIKASSEVGSWPAFWMLGANQTSVGWPSCGEIDIMEHANRDNFVYNTLHWNVKSDTNNSGYQHAEYGTANGNWDSVINSNPINVNEWHVYRVDWTDSSMDFYVDDIQTMSFTITDNPGIKAFKKDFFLILNFAAGGNFVKNKNKSTFTNLPWHMYVDYVRVYQ; this is translated from the coding sequence ATGAAACTAAAAAAGATTGTAAAATCATCAATTGGCATTTTTGTGCTTTTTACATCGGTTTTTTCATTTTCTTGTAAAATGAATGGTTCTGATGATAAGACTAAAAATGGATATGGTTTATTTTCGGATTCCGAAAATACGTTTGGAACTTCAAAAAGTACAGAAGAATATAAATTTCTTATCAGGGGAATGAATAATATTAGGCTTAAAATTGAAAGTTCGCAAGTTACGGCTTCTCTAAAAGAAGATGGTGAAGGTTCGTTTTCATTAGCAGATATTCCTTTATGGGTAAAAAGCGGATCTTTTGACTTTAGAAAAGTGGCAAAGATTAAATTCCAAATAAAGTCAGATTCGGTTAAGTCTGGCGACATAAAAATGCTTGTATATTCAGGCAGTGATGTTGTCAAGGAATCAAATCTTAAAGCAAACATAAAAATTTCAGATTGGGTATCTTTTTCAATCTCTGTTGGATCGTCGGCTCAGATAAATAATATTACACGAGCTTTTACGCTTAAAATTTGTAGCGACTCCGCAAAAAAGGATTCGTCAATTCAAGTGCGTGAGATCGCATTCTTAGATAAAGATGGAAAAGATGTGGATATTACGAATCTGTTAAGTAAAAAAACAGGAGGGTCTGAAGATTCAGGAGGTAATGATAATAATGGTTCTCAAAATGGAGGAAATACAGGAGGGAATACAATAGATACAGTTGTCAAAGGCGCTACTGATGGTAAAAGTGTCGGCACTTCTAAAAAGAATCTAACTGGTTCCGGTGAGGGTGACTACAAGACCCTTGTTTGGAGCGACGAATTTGAAGGCGATTCCGTAAAATCGGAGAACTGGACTTTTGAAACAGGAGCTTGGGGTTGGGGTAATCAAGAATTACAAAACTACACAAATGGTGCAAATGCAACTGTTCATGGAGGCGTATTGGACATTATTGTTAAGCCTGATTTGACTTCAACAAGAATGAAAACAGACGGAAAAAAGATTATAAAGTACGGAAGAATAGAGGCAAGAATAAAAGCAAGCAGCGAGGTTGGTTCATGGCCGGCATTTTGGATGTTGGGAGCAAATCAGACTTCTGTTGGCTGGCCTTCATGTGGTGAAATTGACATTATGGAACATGCGAACAGGGATAACTTTGTTTATAATACTCTCCATTGGAATGTTAAAAGCGACACAAATAACAGTGGATATCAGCATGCAGAGTATGGAACTGCAAACGGAAATTGGGATAGCGTAATAAATAGTAACCCAATCAATGTAAATGAATGGCATGTGTATAGAGTAGATTGGACAGATAGTTCAATGGATTTCTATGTTGACGATATTCAGACAATGTCATTTACAATAACAGATAACCCTGGAATAAAAGCGTTCAAAAAAGATTTTTTCTTAATCTTGAATTTTGCAGCCGGTGGAAATTTTGTTAAAAATAAAAACAAGAGTACTTTTACAAATCTTCCTTGGCACATGTATGTAGATTATGTTCGAGTCTACCAATAA
- a CDS encoding DUF2249 domain-containing protein: protein MSTIQISKQTKLSDLIKTYPDLRNRLREVNPKFKMLSTPMGNIMIPKATVQDMIERSGMPEAELISGIEKLISEMDSKNSGNADISWQDKISSFKKMDLRNAQGNFFPSLRDQVSKMEVGEGIEIVQKFEPLPLYEVMDGLGFERLTKQTDENEWHVYFYRTKIDEKGMEIPFRPAALLNFPLIDEELGNIAVNFWDVTWNDKKRFLPYETRLLLSLTNAVGAGRMRQATRELVKAYIHGLDSAAFDDVFELLAWNQGIGFFASEIGPSTLFKAYKHIKSREKAGIDREKIGSELMEKFGETNPDVKV from the coding sequence ATGAGCACAATTCAGATAAGCAAACAGACAAAACTTTCAGATTTAATCAAGACGTATCCGGATTTACGCAACAGGCTTAGGGAAGTAAACCCTAAATTTAAAATGCTTTCAACTCCAATGGGAAACATCATGATTCCAAAAGCGACTGTTCAAGATATGATTGAAAGGAGTGGCATGCCGGAAGCAGAGTTGATTTCGGGAATAGAAAAACTGATTTCTGAGATGGATTCTAAAAACTCCGGCAACGCAGACATCTCTTGGCAAGATAAAATCTCATCTTTCAAAAAAATGGACCTTCGCAATGCTCAAGGAAACTTCTTTCCATCATTGCGGGATCAGGTTTCAAAAATGGAGGTTGGAGAGGGAATAGAGATTGTCCAAAAATTTGAGCCGCTTCCGCTTTACGAAGTTATGGACGGGCTTGGGTTTGAGCGCCTTACAAAGCAAACTGACGAAAATGAATGGCACGTATATTTTTATCGAACTAAAATCGATGAAAAGGGAATGGAGATTCCTTTCCGCCCGGCAGCGTTGTTGAATTTTCCTTTGATAGACGAGGAATTGGGAAATATCGCTGTAAATTTCTGGGATGTTACATGGAATGACAAAAAACGTTTTCTCCCTTACGAAACAAGGCTTCTTCTGTCGCTTACAAACGCTGTTGGAGCGGGAAGAATGAGACAAGCTACTAGGGAACTTGTAAAAGCATATATACATGGTCTTGACAGCGCCGCTTTTGATGATGTTTTTGAGCTTTTGGCATGGAATCAGGGAATAGGATTTTTTGCTTCTGAAATCGGACCGTCAACTTTATTCAAGGCATACAAGCATATAAAAAGCCGTGAAAAAGCAGGAATAGACCGAGAAAAAATCGGTTCTGAATTGATGGAAAAATTTGGAGAAACTAATCCCGATGTAAAAGTCTAA
- a CDS encoding Crp/Fnr family transcriptional regulator has protein sequence MNSKAISNHPIFAGIDKKDFPRALELLNCNEKILKKNETIFHSGTVTETLGFIIFGRVQIENTDFWGNKTIIDNLGEGNVFGETYALTGKPLMVDVVAVEESKIMFFYPKKLFEVANEKINSVIIRNFLNISMNKNLHLSQRIFYTNSKTIRGRLLSYFSSCASPSAPNAEFDIPFDRQQLSDYLQVDRSALSSELSKMKADGLIDYWKNHFRLLHRD, from the coding sequence ATGAACAGTAAAGCTATTTCAAATCATCCAATATTTGCAGGAATAGATAAAAAAGATTTTCCGCGCGCACTTGAACTTTTAAATTGCAACGAAAAAATATTAAAAAAAAACGAAACGATTTTTCATTCCGGCACTGTAACTGAGACGCTCGGCTTTATCATTTTTGGACGTGTCCAGATTGAAAACACTGATTTTTGGGGAAACAAAACTATCATCGATAATCTTGGAGAGGGAAACGTCTTTGGAGAAACTTACGCTCTTACAGGAAAACCTTTGATGGTTGACGTCGTCGCTGTTGAAGAATCAAAAATAATGTTTTTCTATCCAAAAAAACTTTTTGAAGTTGCAAATGAAAAAATAAATTCGGTGATAATAAGAAATTTTTTAAATATTTCGATGAATAAAAACCTACATCTTTCGCAGCGCATATTCTATACGAATTCCAAGACAATACGAGGAAGGCTTCTTTCTTATTTTTCTTCCTGTGCTTCCCCATCAGCACCAAATGCGGAATTCGACATCCCTTTTGACAGGCAACAACTTTCAGATTATTTGCAAGTAGACCGTTCAGCCCTCAGCTCGGAACTGAGCAAAATGAAAGCTGACGGTCTTATAGATTACTGGAAAAATCATTTTAGACTTTTACATCGGGATTAG
- a CDS encoding YitT family protein has translation MSKKKIFFEIVEMTFATFIIAVAVFFFLIPSHAAVSSISGLSIVLSKFIPLSIATLTLILNVSLLIIGFITCGNEFGIKTVYTTLLHPFFLWMFEKLLPNYTSLTGDATLDVVCYIFVVSIGLTILFNMNASSGGLDIIAKVLNKYLHMNLGYAMSVSGMAIALSSVFAYDTKTVVLSVLGTYLNGVVLDRFIFNRNLKRRVCIVSEKEKEIRKFIIENLKSGATLYESYSARRDSKHLEIITIVDKSGYQKLMSYLQQADPQAFITVYQLSDMRYNRKVV, from the coding sequence ATGAGCAAAAAGAAAATCTTTTTTGAAATTGTTGAAATGACATTTGCGACTTTTATCATAGCGGTTGCCGTATTCTTCTTTCTTATTCCAAGCCATGCGGCTGTCAGCAGTATTTCAGGATTGAGTATTGTCCTTTCAAAGTTTATTCCACTTTCCATCGCAACTTTGACATTGATATTGAATGTAAGTCTTCTTATCATTGGTTTTATAACTTGTGGAAACGAGTTTGGTATAAAAACCGTCTATACGACGCTTTTGCATCCTTTTTTTCTGTGGATGTTTGAAAAACTTCTTCCAAATTATACTTCACTGACGGGAGATGCTACTCTTGATGTCGTGTGCTATATTTTTGTTGTCAGCATCGGACTTACAATTTTGTTTAATATGAACGCATCGTCAGGCGGACTTGATATTATTGCAAAGGTTTTAAACAAATATCTTCACATGAATCTCGGATACGCAATGTCTGTATCAGGGATGGCGATTGCTTTATCTTCCGTATTTGCGTATGACACAAAAACTGTTGTGTTGAGCGTGCTTGGAACTTATCTGAACGGAGTTGTGCTTGACAGATTTATCTTCAATAGAAATTTAAAGAGAAGAGTCTGCATTGTATCCGAAAAAGAAAAAGAGATTCGAAAATTCATAATTGAAAATCTGAAAAGCGGGGCGACTCTTTATGAATCATACAGTGCCCGACGAGACAGCAAACATCTTGAAATCATCACAATTGTAGATAAATCCGGATACCAAAAACTTATGTCTTATCTTCAGCAAGCAGACCCACAGGCTTTTATAACTGTTTATCAGTTAAGCGATATGAGATACAACAGAAAAGTTGTCTGA
- a CDS encoding M3 family oligoendopeptidase, producing the protein MKEIKTPRWNLDSLYPSLDSKEYKNDIAELEKTFLAVQKHLDSDKTDFSTWLNSYLDLLNKESYLRKTLGAYAYIVYSTDTTNPVYMNNLNLIDKYDTQAKQLEIKFSTILADNKDNLDDFYKKFPKRTEYKYILNEIIEGKSHQMSNAEEELASKMSHSGANAWSLLQGQIISNLHDENGKTFNELRNDANDSDPNLRKSSWEKEVSLLEQNKIAFGAALNNLKAEKITLNEKRRWKEAIDNALFNSRLSKETLDALIGAIEDSLPMWRRYFHAKAAILRAGDSTASKTAGTKEQKGIAFYDLFAPINPPRTSKQNSTSQVANESIFEKKWTFEQATECILKEFYSFSKNMGDFVKYAIENQWIDAEVRAGKVGGAYDEDFPKGHQSRILSNFTGVFSDIITLAHELGHAFHFSCMKDKDPVFYNYPMTLAETASTFAETIVKQDMIKNSTGFDHMQILDLDLTDASQILVDILCRFYFEESVFQARKTNELTADDFCKLMSEAQEKSYGDGLNEERHQYMWAVKGHYYIPELDFYNFPYAFGQLFAASLYQRAKKEGQDFSKTYEILLSETGSMSCEDLCKRAGFDITSKEFWKSGIEMYAKEVEEYCKYSDATN; encoded by the coding sequence ATGAAAGAAATAAAAACTCCAAGATGGAATCTAGATTCGCTCTACCCTTCTCTAGATTCTAAAGAATACAAAAACGACATTGCAGAGCTTGAGAAAACTTTTCTCGCAGTTCAAAAACATTTAGATTCAGATAAAACTGATTTTTCAACGTGGCTCAATTCTTACCTCGACCTTTTGAATAAAGAATCTTATTTGCGTAAAACTCTGGGAGCGTACGCTTACATCGTCTATTCAACAGATACGACAAATCCCGTCTATATGAACAATCTCAACCTGATAGATAAGTACGACACGCAGGCAAAGCAACTTGAAATTAAATTCTCAACGATTTTAGCAGACAACAAAGACAACTTAGATGATTTTTATAAAAAGTTTCCAAAAAGAACAGAATATAAATATATCCTAAACGAGATTATCGAAGGAAAATCACACCAGATGAGCAATGCGGAAGAGGAACTGGCTTCAAAGATGTCTCACAGCGGGGCAAATGCGTGGAGCCTTCTTCAAGGGCAGATTATAAGCAACCTTCATGACGAGAACGGAAAAACTTTCAACGAACTCCGAAACGACGCAAATGATTCCGACCCAAACCTCCGTAAATCTTCTTGGGAAAAAGAAGTTTCATTGCTCGAACAAAATAAAATTGCATTCGGAGCCGCTCTGAACAATCTTAAGGCTGAAAAAATCACTCTAAATGAAAAACGCAGATGGAAAGAAGCGATAGACAATGCGCTTTTCAATTCCCGACTTTCCAAAGAAACTCTCGATGCACTTATCGGTGCGATAGAAGATTCACTTCCGATGTGGCGTAGATACTTTCATGCAAAAGCCGCAATTCTTCGGGCAGGAGACTCTACTGCAAGCAAGACAGCAGGAACTAAAGAACAAAAGGGCATCGCTTTTTACGATCTGTTTGCACCAATAAATCCGCCACGTACTTCAAAACAAAACTCAACTTCCCAAGTCGCAAACGAATCGATTTTTGAAAAAAAATGGACTTTTGAACAGGCAACCGAATGCATATTAAAAGAATTCTACTCGTTCAGCAAAAATATGGGTGACTTTGTAAAGTATGCAATCGAAAATCAATGGATAGATGCTGAAGTCAGAGCAGGAAAAGTCGGCGGTGCCTATGATGAAGATTTCCCAAAAGGGCACCAAAGCAGAATACTTTCAAATTTTACAGGCGTATTCAGCGACATAATCACGCTCGCTCATGAGCTTGGGCATGCGTTCCACTTTTCGTGCATGAAAGATAAAGACCCTGTGTTCTATAACTATCCTATGACGCTTGCCGAAACAGCATCAACTTTTGCAGAGACAATCGTCAAACAAGATATGATTAAAAATAGCACAGGCTTTGACCACATGCAGATTCTTGATCTTGATTTAACTGACGCAAGCCAGATTTTAGTCGATATTTTGTGTCGTTTTTATTTTGAAGAATCAGTATTCCAAGCGCGCAAAACAAATGAACTCACAGCAGATGATTTTTGCAAACTTATGAGTGAAGCACAAGAAAAAAGCTACGGAGACGGGTTGAATGAAGAGCGTCATCAATATATGTGGGCTGTAAAAGGGCATTATTATATTCCAGAACTCGATTTCTATAATTTTCCTTATGCATTCGGGCAATTATTCGCCGCAAGTCTTTATCAGCGTGCAAAGAAAGAAGGACAAGATTTTTCTAAAACTTATGAAATTTTGCTTAGCGAAACGGGCAGCATGTCGTGTGAAGACTTGTGCAAAAGAGCCGGATTTGATATTACATCGAAAGAATTTTGGAAATCAGGGATTGAAATGTACGCAAAAGAAGTTGAAGAATACTGTAAATATTCAGATGCAACTAACTGA
- a CDS encoding MFS transporter, with protein MYKIKQADIYRIVDYGEWKTGIRIDGLTNSAASFGMKVGAGLGSALVGWGLAWAHYDGALGAAQSASTNAGIKVIFTVVPIVLFAISMICLAFCNLDKKLPEIHKELEERKAKA; from the coding sequence TTGTATAAAATAAAGCAAGCGGATATATACCGAATTGTTGACTACGGCGAATGGAAGACGGGAATTCGTATCGACGGGCTTACAAATTCGGCTGCATCGTTCGGCATGAAAGTCGGAGCAGGACTCGGTTCTGCGCTTGTTGGTTGGGGACTTGCGTGGGCTCACTACGACGGAGCTCTTGGAGCGGCACAGTCTGCATCTACAAATGCCGGAATTAAAGTTATATTTACTGTAGTTCCTATCGTGCTGTTCGCAATCAGTATGATATGTCTTGCATTCTGTAACCTTGATAAAAAACTTCCGGAAATTCACAAAGAATTGGAAGAACGCAAAGCTAAAGCTTAA
- a CDS encoding GNAT family N-acetyltransferase, which produces METDYIIRVEEPKDYAVVENLTRDAFWNVYRPGCNEHYILHCYRNNPDFISELSLVMEKNGKIIGYVMYSKAALTFDNGRKIPAWTFGPISIHPDYRRKGYGLELLKYSLEKARKMGIGFVCIEGNIDFYRHLGFCIASKFNIHYHGEPKEAEVPYFLALEIIPDYFKKNGVSGATYHSPKGYCVAAENQTDFAEYESSFPYKEKLVLPGQL; this is translated from the coding sequence TTGGAAACAGATTATATAATTCGTGTAGAAGAACCAAAAGATTATGCTGTCGTTGAGAATTTGACAAGAGATGCTTTTTGGAATGTGTATAGACCCGGTTGCAATGAGCATTATATTCTTCACTGCTATAGAAACAATCCCGATTTTATTTCAGAACTTTCTTTAGTTATGGAAAAGAATGGGAAAATTATTGGGTATGTAATGTATTCAAAAGCAGCGTTGACTTTTGATAATGGGAGAAAGATTCCCGCATGGACTTTCGGACCTATAAGTATACATCCAGATTACAGACGGAAAGGCTACGGTTTGGAACTTTTAAAATATTCTCTCGAAAAAGCTAGGAAAATGGGAATCGGTTTTGTCTGTATAGAAGGGAATATTGATTTTTATCGTCATCTCGGCTTTTGCATTGCGAGTAAGTTTAATATTCACTATCATGGGGAGCCAAAAGAAGCGGAAGTTCCATACTTTCTTGCATTGGAAATCATTCCTGATTACTTTAAAAAAAATGGAGTTTCTGGCGCAACCTATCATTCTCCGAAAGGATATTGTGTAGCCGCTGAGAATCAAACCGACTTTGCAGAATATGAATCAAGTTTTCCTTATAAAGAAAAGTTGGTTCTTCCTGGCCAATTGTAA
- a CDS encoding DUF3737 family protein, whose amino-acid sequence MIYKDMSFDGERALYGVKNAVIKNCRIDGPVDGESFAKQTQNLDVSDCFFNLRYPFWHLTDGNISNCEMTEFCRAAFWYDKNITIDNCKMMGIKALRECDNVTIKNSVVKSPEFIWKVRNINVSKVEILDSEYPFFEVENAKIDKLKMKGKYSFQYCNNIEIADSNFDTKDAFWHSKNVTVRDSLINGEYLAWYSENLTLINCKIIGTQPFCYCKNLRIINCTMENCDLAFENSSVYADVHSKIDSIKNPLSGEIKAPEIGEVILDAERVPVTECKIIEGD is encoded by the coding sequence ATGATATATAAAGATATGAGTTTTGACGGGGAGAGAGCTTTGTACGGGGTAAAAAATGCTGTAATAAAAAATTGCCGCATTGATGGTCCTGTAGACGGAGAATCTTTTGCAAAACAGACACAAAACCTTGATGTTTCAGATTGCTTTTTTAATTTGCGTTATCCGTTTTGGCATCTGACCGACGGAAACATTTCAAATTGCGAGATGACGGAATTTTGCCGAGCCGCATTTTGGTATGACAAAAATATTACGATTGACAACTGTAAGATGATGGGAATCAAAGCGCTCCGTGAATGCGATAACGTTACCATAAAAAATTCAGTGGTGAAATCTCCCGAATTCATCTGGAAAGTGCGGAACATCAACGTTTCAAAAGTAGAGATTCTCGACTCGGAATATCCGTTTTTTGAAGTTGAAAATGCCAAAATCGATAAACTTAAAATGAAGGGAAAATATTCTTTTCAATATTGCAATAATATAGAAATCGCCGATTCTAATTTTGACACGAAAGACGCTTTCTGGCATTCTAAAAACGTAACAGTCCGAGACAGCTTAATTAACGGCGAATACCTTGCGTGGTATTCGGAAAACCTTACATTGATAAATTGCAAAATCATCGGAACTCAGCCGTTTTGCTATTGCAAAAATCTCAGAATCATAAACTGCACTATGGAAAACTGCGATTTAGCGTTTGAAAATTCTTCCGTTTATGCAGATGTTCACAGCAAAATTGACAGCATAAAAAATCCTTTATCAGGTGAAATAAAAGCTCCCGAAATTGGAGAGGTTATACTCGATGCAGAAAGGGTGCCCGTAACAGAATGCAAAATAATTGAAGGCGATTAA
- a CDS encoding YitT family protein, whose translation MNIKIKRICMSLFGVIICAISVGIFKIAALGVDPFQSLMAGLDKLIPIRFGTLYVIVNAILLIFSLIVDRHNIGIATFINLFLLGYITEFTHNYLQTVIAEPSIFVRIICLIVGIVVICFGSAFYMTADLGVSTYDAVAIVMSNKWKWGKFKYVRIATDFVCVFLGIICFILGGGKISAIPTIVGAGTIITAFFMGPLIDFFNNKVAIPILNGKRKIS comes from the coding sequence ATGAATATCAAAATTAAACGGATATGTATGTCACTTTTTGGGGTTATTATCTGTGCCATAAGCGTAGGTATATTCAAGATTGCGGCACTTGGCGTTGACCCGTTTCAATCTCTGATGGCAGGGCTCGACAAGTTGATTCCTATTCGGTTTGGAACTTTATATGTGATTGTAAACGCAATCTTGCTGATTTTTAGCCTCATCGTCGATAGGCACAACATCGGAATTGCAACTTTTATCAATCTGTTTTTACTTGGCTACATCACAGAATTTACTCACAATTATTTGCAGACAGTAATTGCTGAACCTTCCATTTTTGTGCGCATTATCTGTTTGATTGTAGGAATCGTGGTCATCTGTTTCGGCTCTGCTTTTTACATGACTGCTGACCTCGGAGTTTCTACTTACGATGCCGTTGCGATTGTGATGTCTAACAAATGGAAATGGGGCAAGTTTAAATACGTCAGAATTGCAACAGATTTTGTCTGCGTGTTTCTTGGCATTATTTGCTTTATTTTGGGCGGCGGAAAAATTTCTGCAATTCCAACGATTGTCGGAGCAGGAACAATCATAACAGCTTTTTTTATGGGACCACTGATTGATTTTTTCAACAACAAAGTTGCAATCCCAATATTAAACGGCAAGAGAAAAATCTCCTAA
- a CDS encoding TetR/AcrR family transcriptional regulator, with product MDTYHHEDLRSELLEAGISLVARDGILSCSLRKVAAECKVSHGAPYSHFKNKDELLKAMQEYITELFSESLEKALKEISGSENPLLKLGETYFNFFVDNPNYYNFLFGHANISLDLRNVAPSGTNYKPYEIFKNLVLSILKTNRCAENKQNDIVISLWAYIHGLTSLATMKNVTYDKNWKEKICDFISLYECKELKGIGQ from the coding sequence ATGGATACTTATCATCATGAAGATTTAAGAAGTGAATTGTTAGAAGCTGGAATTTCTTTAGTTGCACGTGACGGGATTCTGTCTTGTTCGTTAAGAAAAGTTGCGGCAGAATGTAAAGTTTCCCATGGGGCGCCTTACAGCCATTTTAAAAATAAGGACGAACTTTTAAAAGCTATGCAGGAATATATCACAGAATTGTTTTCTGAAAGCCTTGAAAAAGCACTCAAAGAAATTTCCGGCTCTGAAAATCCGCTATTAAAACTTGGTGAAACGTATTTTAATTTTTTTGTTGATAATCCGAATTATTACAATTTTCTTTTTGGACATGCAAATATCTCTCTTGATTTACGAAATGTGGCGCCATCTGGAACAAATTATAAGCCATACGAAATCTTCAAAAATCTTGTCTTGAGCATTTTAAAGACAAACAGATGCGCTGAAAACAAGCAAAACGATATTGTCATCTCTCTTTGGGCTTATATTCATGGGTTAACTTCTTTGGCAACAATGAAAAACGTAACTTATGACAAAAATTGGAAAGAGAAAATTTGCGATTTTATTTCATTGTACGAATGCAAAGAATTAAAAGGAATAGGACAATGA